One Brassica napus cultivar Da-Ae chromosome C2, Da-Ae, whole genome shotgun sequence DNA window includes the following coding sequences:
- the LOC106381050 gene encoding protein CROWDED NUCLEI 1 isoform X1 has translation MSSTPAKATNQDSNGKGPDMVTPVTGRVSEIQYEDDPRRLLSALQKELFEYQHSMGLLLLEKKEWSSKYEELQLEFEDANECLRRERNAHLVAMSDVEKREEGLKKALGVEKQCALDLEKALRELRSENAEIKFTADSKLTEADALVRSVEEKSLEVEAKLRAVDARLAEASRKSSEVERKSKEVEARESSLQRERFAYIAEREADEATLSKQREDLREWEKKLQEGEERVAKSQMIVKQREDRANESDKIVMQKGKELEEAQKKIDAANLALKKKEDDITSRIKALTLREQETDVLKKSLETKERGLLAMQEKLDAREKVEVQQLIDEHQTKLEATQREFELEMEQKRKSIDDSLRSKVVEVEKREAEWKHMEEKVAKREQALDRKLEKHKEKEKDFEARLKGIKGREIALRSEEKALETEKKKLAEDKENILNLIAEVEKIKAENEVQLSEIREEKEGLRVTEEERSEYLRLQTELKEQIEKCRSQQELLAKEAVDLKAQRECFEKGWEELDERKAEIESELKNITDEKAKLERNNHLEEERLEKEHQAADDNMKRELETLEVAKASFADTMEHERSAIYKKAESERSQLLHDIEMLKRKVESDMQSKLEEREKELQAKEKLFEEEREKELSNINYLRDLARREMMDVQIDRQRMEIEKLETDASKKHLEEQQTEIRKDVDDLVALTKKLKEQREQFISERNRFLSSMESNRNCNHCSELLSELALPDIDNLEMPNLSKLENILENEAPQQEMRDISPTASSLGLPVPNGTVSWLRKCTSKILKLSPIKMGETSATLNFADQEPESTEQANVNSGPSTMLQVQSESETKEVEVANANSDGDQSNINRKAQEVDADSLSNPNGDGQSRMRGKARVRRTRSVKAVVEDAKAIYGESIELSDPVDSIENVEDAAKGKDESTSEPGRSDKGASKNGRKRGRMGSLRTCTTEQDGNESDGKSDSVTGGERQRGKRRQKVASEQQQEVVGQRYNLRRSTRVAGKTSLGKKNEETTGGVQQDDGIYCTQTTATASVGVALSDNGVSTNVVEREAMADFEDTHAGSPKRIGESGEMSEEDVNKTPQRADSGNEYDGEEDESESEHPGKVSISKKLWTFLTT, from the exons ATGTCGTCCACTCCAGCGAAAGCCACAAATCAGGATTCGAATGGTAAGGGTCCAGACATGGTGACCCCTGTTACGGGTCGGGTCAGTGAGATCCAGTACGAAGATGATCCTAGAAGATTGCTCTCTGCGCTTCAAAAAGAG CTTTTCGAGTATCAACACAGTATGGGTCTTCTTCTGCTCGAGAAAAAGGAGTGGAGTTCTAAATACGAAGAGCTTCAACTAGAATTTGAAGATGCAAACGAGTGTCTTAGGAGAGAACGCAATGCGCATCTGGTTGCTATGTCAGATGTTGAGAAGAGGGAAGAGGGTTTGAAGAAAGCTCTGGGGGTTGAGAAGCAATGTGCACTTGAT CTGGAGAAGGCTCTGCGGGAGCTACGCTCTGAAAACGCAGAGATCAAATTTACAGCTGACTCAAAGTTGACTGAGGCAGATGCATTGGTCAGAAGTGTTGAAGAGAAGTCTCTGGAAGTGGAGGCAAAGCTGCGTGCTGTTGATGCAAGACTTGCTGAAGCTAGTAGGAAGAGTTCAGAGGTGGAGAGGAAGTCCAAGGAGGTGGAAGCTAGAGAAAGTTCTCTTCAAAGAGAGCGGTTTGCCTACATTGCTGA ACGAGAAGCAGATGAGGCAACCTTGTCAAAGCAGAGGGAGGACTTGCGTGAATGGGAAAAAAAGTTgcaagaaggagaagaaagagtTGCTAAATCTCAAATGATTGTGAAGCAGAGAGAGGATAGAGCAAATGAAAGCGACAAGATTGTCATGCAAAAGGGAAAAGAACTTGAAGAGGCTCAAAAGAAGATTGATGCTGCTAACCTTGCCTTGAAGAAAAAGGAAGACGATATCACCTCAAGGATAAAAGCTCTTACTTTAAGGGAGCAA GAAACTGATGTGCTGAAGAAATCCTTAGAGACAAAAGAGCGAGGGCTACTAGCTATGCAAGAGAAACTGGATGCCAGAGAAAAG GTCGAAGTTCAGCAACTAATTGATGAACACCAAACGAAGTTGGAGGCAACACAGCGTGAGTTTGAGTTGGAAATGGAGCAGAAAAGAAAATCTATTGATGACAGCCTGAGGAGCAAGGTTGTTGAGGTGGAAAAGAGGGAGGCTGAGTGGAAGCACATGGAGGAAAAGGTTGCTAAACGTGAACAGGCATTAGATAGGAAGCTGGAGAagcataaagaaaaagaaaaagattttgAAGCAAGACTGAAAGGCATAAAGGGCAGAGAGATAGCCTTGAGAAGCGAGGAGAAAGCATTGGAAACTGAGAAGAAAAAACTGGCCGAGGATAAGGAAAATATACTCAATCTTATAGCTGAAGTGGAGAAGATAAAGGCTGAGAATGAAGTACAGCTATCAGAAATTCGCGAAGAAAAGGAAGGGCTTAGAGTTACTGAGGAGGAGAGGTCTGAGTATCTTCGTCTGCAAACCGAATTAAAGGAGCAAATAGAAAAATGCAGGTCTCAGCAGGAGCTGCTTGCGAAAGAGGCTGTGGATCTGAAGGCCCaaagggaatgttttgagaaagGATGGGAAGAACTTGACGAGAGGAAAGCTGAGATCGAGTCCGAACTAAAGAATATAACTGATGAGAAAGCAAAACTAGAGAGAAACAATCACTTGGAAGAAGAGAGGTTGGAAAAGGAACATCAAGCAGCAGATGACAACATGAAAAGGGAGCTAGAAACTCTTGAAGTGGCAAAAGCTTCATTTGCAGATACTATGGAGCATGAACGTTCGGCGATCTATAAGAAAGCTGAGAGCGAAAGAAGTCAGCTGCTTCACGATATTGAAATGCTCAAAAGGAAAGTCGAGTCTGATATGCAGAGTAAACTGGAAGAAAGAGAAAAGGAGTTGCAAGCGAAAGAGAAGTTGTtcgaggaagagagagagaaggaactGAGCAACATTAATTACCTAAGGGACCTAGCAAGAAGAGAAATGATGGATGTGCAGATCGATAGACAGAGAATGGAGATAGAAAAGCTAGAAACTGATGCTAGCAAGAAACATCTTGAAGAGCAGCAGACAGAAATCCGGAAAGATGTTGATGACCTTGTTGCCTTAACCAAGAAACTGAAGGAGCAACGGGAGCAATTTATTAGCGAGAGAAACCGTTTCCTTTCTTCCATGGAAAGTAATAGGAACTGCAACCACTGCAGCGAACTGCTTTCAGAGCTCGCTCTTCCTGACATTGACAACCTGGAAATGCCTAATTTGTCAAAACTGGAAAACATTCTTGAGAACGAAGCACCACAGCAGGAGATGAGGGATATATCGCCAACTGCTAGCTCCTTAGGATTGCCAGTTCCTAATGGGACAGTGTCATGGCTACGGAAATGTACTTCGAAGATTCTTAAGTTGTCCCCAATAAAAATGGGAGAAACCTCTGCTACTCTAAATTTTGCTGACCAGGAACCTGAGTCTACTGAGCAAGCTAACGTGAACAGTGGGCCATCAACTATGCTTCAGGTCCAGTCTGAAAGCGAGACAAAAGAAGTTGAAGTCGCCAATGCAAACTCAGACGGTGATCAAAGCAACATCAACAGAAAGGCTCAAGAAGTTGATGCAGATTCTTTGTCTAATCCAAATGGTGATGGTCAATCACGCATGAGAGGGAAAGCCAGAGTCAGAAGAACACGTTCTGTCAAAGCTGTTGTCGAAGACGCCAAAGCTATCTATGGAGAATCTATAGAACTCAGTGATCCCGTTGATTCAATAGAAAATGTTGAGGACGCTGCTAAAGGAAAAGATGAAAGCACGAGTGAACCTGGTCGTTCTGATAAAGGAGCTTCAAAGAATGGACGGAAACGTGGACGTATGGGCTCTTTGCGAACTTGTACTACTGAGCAGGATGGTAATGAGAGTGATGGAAAATCAGATAGTGTCACCGGAGGAGAACGTCAGCGTGGGAAGAGGCGGCAAAAGGTTGCATCAGAGCAACAACAAGAAGTTGTGGGACAAAGATATAATCTCCGGCGATCTACAAG GGTGGCTGGAAAAACCTCACTTGGTAAGAAGAATGAAGAGACTACTGGTGGAGTGCAACAAGACGATGGTATTTACTGTACTCAAACCACTGCCACAGCATCAGTAGGCGTTGCTCTTAGCGATAATGGAGTAAGCACGAATGTGGTGGAG CGTGAAGCCATGGCAGACTTCGAGGATACACATGCTGGTTCTCCCAAAAGAATAGGTGAGAGTGGAGAAATGAGTGAAGAAGATGTGAACAAAACACCTCAAAGGGCTGACTCTGGAAACGAGTATGACGGTGAAGAAGATGAATCGGAATCAGAACATCCCGGGAAAGTCTCCATTAGTAAGAAGCTCTGGACTTTCCTGACGACGTAG
- the LOC106381050 gene encoding protein CROWDED NUCLEI 1 isoform X2 — translation MSSTPAKATNQDSNGKGPDMVTPVTGRVSEIQYEDDPRRLLSALQKELFEYQHSMGLLLLEKKEWSSKYEELQLEFEDANECLRRERNAHLVAMSDVEKREEGLKKALGVEKQCALDALRELRSENAEIKFTADSKLTEADALVRSVEEKSLEVEAKLRAVDARLAEASRKSSEVERKSKEVEARESSLQRERFAYIAEREADEATLSKQREDLREWEKKLQEGEERVAKSQMIVKQREDRANESDKIVMQKGKELEEAQKKIDAANLALKKKEDDITSRIKALTLREQETDVLKKSLETKERGLLAMQEKLDAREKVEVQQLIDEHQTKLEATQREFELEMEQKRKSIDDSLRSKVVEVEKREAEWKHMEEKVAKREQALDRKLEKHKEKEKDFEARLKGIKGREIALRSEEKALETEKKKLAEDKENILNLIAEVEKIKAENEVQLSEIREEKEGLRVTEEERSEYLRLQTELKEQIEKCRSQQELLAKEAVDLKAQRECFEKGWEELDERKAEIESELKNITDEKAKLERNNHLEEERLEKEHQAADDNMKRELETLEVAKASFADTMEHERSAIYKKAESERSQLLHDIEMLKRKVESDMQSKLEEREKELQAKEKLFEEEREKELSNINYLRDLARREMMDVQIDRQRMEIEKLETDASKKHLEEQQTEIRKDVDDLVALTKKLKEQREQFISERNRFLSSMESNRNCNHCSELLSELALPDIDNLEMPNLSKLENILENEAPQQEMRDISPTASSLGLPVPNGTVSWLRKCTSKILKLSPIKMGETSATLNFADQEPESTEQANVNSGPSTMLQVQSESETKEVEVANANSDGDQSNINRKAQEVDADSLSNPNGDGQSRMRGKARVRRTRSVKAVVEDAKAIYGESIELSDPVDSIENVEDAAKGKDESTSEPGRSDKGASKNGRKRGRMGSLRTCTTEQDGNESDGKSDSVTGGERQRGKRRQKVASEQQQEVVGQRYNLRRSTRVAGKTSLGKKNEETTGGVQQDDGIYCTQTTATASVGVALSDNGVSTNVVEREAMADFEDTHAGSPKRIGESGEMSEEDVNKTPQRADSGNEYDGEEDESESEHPGKVSISKKLWTFLTT, via the exons ATGTCGTCCACTCCAGCGAAAGCCACAAATCAGGATTCGAATGGTAAGGGTCCAGACATGGTGACCCCTGTTACGGGTCGGGTCAGTGAGATCCAGTACGAAGATGATCCTAGAAGATTGCTCTCTGCGCTTCAAAAAGAG CTTTTCGAGTATCAACACAGTATGGGTCTTCTTCTGCTCGAGAAAAAGGAGTGGAGTTCTAAATACGAAGAGCTTCAACTAGAATTTGAAGATGCAAACGAGTGTCTTAGGAGAGAACGCAATGCGCATCTGGTTGCTATGTCAGATGTTGAGAAGAGGGAAGAGGGTTTGAAGAAAGCTCTGGGGGTTGAGAAGCAATGTGCACTTGAT GCTCTGCGGGAGCTACGCTCTGAAAACGCAGAGATCAAATTTACAGCTGACTCAAAGTTGACTGAGGCAGATGCATTGGTCAGAAGTGTTGAAGAGAAGTCTCTGGAAGTGGAGGCAAAGCTGCGTGCTGTTGATGCAAGACTTGCTGAAGCTAGTAGGAAGAGTTCAGAGGTGGAGAGGAAGTCCAAGGAGGTGGAAGCTAGAGAAAGTTCTCTTCAAAGAGAGCGGTTTGCCTACATTGCTGA ACGAGAAGCAGATGAGGCAACCTTGTCAAAGCAGAGGGAGGACTTGCGTGAATGGGAAAAAAAGTTgcaagaaggagaagaaagagtTGCTAAATCTCAAATGATTGTGAAGCAGAGAGAGGATAGAGCAAATGAAAGCGACAAGATTGTCATGCAAAAGGGAAAAGAACTTGAAGAGGCTCAAAAGAAGATTGATGCTGCTAACCTTGCCTTGAAGAAAAAGGAAGACGATATCACCTCAAGGATAAAAGCTCTTACTTTAAGGGAGCAA GAAACTGATGTGCTGAAGAAATCCTTAGAGACAAAAGAGCGAGGGCTACTAGCTATGCAAGAGAAACTGGATGCCAGAGAAAAG GTCGAAGTTCAGCAACTAATTGATGAACACCAAACGAAGTTGGAGGCAACACAGCGTGAGTTTGAGTTGGAAATGGAGCAGAAAAGAAAATCTATTGATGACAGCCTGAGGAGCAAGGTTGTTGAGGTGGAAAAGAGGGAGGCTGAGTGGAAGCACATGGAGGAAAAGGTTGCTAAACGTGAACAGGCATTAGATAGGAAGCTGGAGAagcataaagaaaaagaaaaagattttgAAGCAAGACTGAAAGGCATAAAGGGCAGAGAGATAGCCTTGAGAAGCGAGGAGAAAGCATTGGAAACTGAGAAGAAAAAACTGGCCGAGGATAAGGAAAATATACTCAATCTTATAGCTGAAGTGGAGAAGATAAAGGCTGAGAATGAAGTACAGCTATCAGAAATTCGCGAAGAAAAGGAAGGGCTTAGAGTTACTGAGGAGGAGAGGTCTGAGTATCTTCGTCTGCAAACCGAATTAAAGGAGCAAATAGAAAAATGCAGGTCTCAGCAGGAGCTGCTTGCGAAAGAGGCTGTGGATCTGAAGGCCCaaagggaatgttttgagaaagGATGGGAAGAACTTGACGAGAGGAAAGCTGAGATCGAGTCCGAACTAAAGAATATAACTGATGAGAAAGCAAAACTAGAGAGAAACAATCACTTGGAAGAAGAGAGGTTGGAAAAGGAACATCAAGCAGCAGATGACAACATGAAAAGGGAGCTAGAAACTCTTGAAGTGGCAAAAGCTTCATTTGCAGATACTATGGAGCATGAACGTTCGGCGATCTATAAGAAAGCTGAGAGCGAAAGAAGTCAGCTGCTTCACGATATTGAAATGCTCAAAAGGAAAGTCGAGTCTGATATGCAGAGTAAACTGGAAGAAAGAGAAAAGGAGTTGCAAGCGAAAGAGAAGTTGTtcgaggaagagagagagaaggaactGAGCAACATTAATTACCTAAGGGACCTAGCAAGAAGAGAAATGATGGATGTGCAGATCGATAGACAGAGAATGGAGATAGAAAAGCTAGAAACTGATGCTAGCAAGAAACATCTTGAAGAGCAGCAGACAGAAATCCGGAAAGATGTTGATGACCTTGTTGCCTTAACCAAGAAACTGAAGGAGCAACGGGAGCAATTTATTAGCGAGAGAAACCGTTTCCTTTCTTCCATGGAAAGTAATAGGAACTGCAACCACTGCAGCGAACTGCTTTCAGAGCTCGCTCTTCCTGACATTGACAACCTGGAAATGCCTAATTTGTCAAAACTGGAAAACATTCTTGAGAACGAAGCACCACAGCAGGAGATGAGGGATATATCGCCAACTGCTAGCTCCTTAGGATTGCCAGTTCCTAATGGGACAGTGTCATGGCTACGGAAATGTACTTCGAAGATTCTTAAGTTGTCCCCAATAAAAATGGGAGAAACCTCTGCTACTCTAAATTTTGCTGACCAGGAACCTGAGTCTACTGAGCAAGCTAACGTGAACAGTGGGCCATCAACTATGCTTCAGGTCCAGTCTGAAAGCGAGACAAAAGAAGTTGAAGTCGCCAATGCAAACTCAGACGGTGATCAAAGCAACATCAACAGAAAGGCTCAAGAAGTTGATGCAGATTCTTTGTCTAATCCAAATGGTGATGGTCAATCACGCATGAGAGGGAAAGCCAGAGTCAGAAGAACACGTTCTGTCAAAGCTGTTGTCGAAGACGCCAAAGCTATCTATGGAGAATCTATAGAACTCAGTGATCCCGTTGATTCAATAGAAAATGTTGAGGACGCTGCTAAAGGAAAAGATGAAAGCACGAGTGAACCTGGTCGTTCTGATAAAGGAGCTTCAAAGAATGGACGGAAACGTGGACGTATGGGCTCTTTGCGAACTTGTACTACTGAGCAGGATGGTAATGAGAGTGATGGAAAATCAGATAGTGTCACCGGAGGAGAACGTCAGCGTGGGAAGAGGCGGCAAAAGGTTGCATCAGAGCAACAACAAGAAGTTGTGGGACAAAGATATAATCTCCGGCGATCTACAAG GGTGGCTGGAAAAACCTCACTTGGTAAGAAGAATGAAGAGACTACTGGTGGAGTGCAACAAGACGATGGTATTTACTGTACTCAAACCACTGCCACAGCATCAGTAGGCGTTGCTCTTAGCGATAATGGAGTAAGCACGAATGTGGTGGAG CGTGAAGCCATGGCAGACTTCGAGGATACACATGCTGGTTCTCCCAAAAGAATAGGTGAGAGTGGAGAAATGAGTGAAGAAGATGTGAACAAAACACCTCAAAGGGCTGACTCTGGAAACGAGTATGACGGTGAAGAAGATGAATCGGAATCAGAACATCCCGGGAAAGTCTCCATTAGTAAGAAGCTCTGGACTTTCCTGACGACGTAG
- the LOC106381049 gene encoding cyclin-B1-2-like has protein sequence MESPKKIAHEIGGVKRDALRFGLNGVKSDIVGSHPLESSYESGKRSHEATKRTIIGHTYGSALPLKMDMDMQILSRFQRPPGPIPSSMLGLEVYTGAIDNFGFEDYLNDPRDSETFKPVDFHHGMEVRLGISKGPVAPSFM, from the exons aTGGAGTCTCCGAAGAAGATAGCTCATGAGATCGGTGGTGTCAAGAGAGACGCTCTTCGATTCGGTCTCAACGGCGTTAAGAGCGACATCGTCGGATCTCACCCACTCGAATCCTCTTACGAATCT GGAAAGAGATCACACGAGGCGACGAAGAGGACAATCATTGGGCATACCTACGGGTCTGCACTTCCATTGAAGATGGATATGGACATGCAAATTCTCTCACG GTTTCAAAGACCTCCTGGACCAATTCCATCGTCAATGCTCGGGTTAGAAGTCTACACAGGAGCCATTGATAACTTTGGTTTTGAGGATTACTTGAATG ATCCTCGTGACTCGGAGACATTCAAGCCGGTAGACTTCCACCACGGGATGGAAGTTCGTCTTGGCATCTCAAAGGGCCCCGTTGCCCCAAGTTTCATGTAA
- the LOC106379340 gene encoding transcription factor TCP1, with translation MSSSNNDYNNGNSGVYPLSLYLSSLPGHQGIIRNPYNHQSTASLGQMVSAVPESLIDYMSFNSNSAVNQKGYEIPEVSREIKKAVKKDRHSKIHTAQGLRDRRVRLSIGVARQFFDLQDMLGFDKASETLDWLLKKSRRGINELVQEKKLNNKDEDFRNNRGDVEEDEDDGDKSFVYGSSPDSCEEVVYEVKKTEKSNISSKGLMDKARGKSKQITREMTYDHPEAVSEITQTEIMDPFKMSIIFNEGDDMTHSFYKEAIQEFDNQECILTKTNVNLPTDMDRSYNQHYGTCMSKNQGSSSNYNTILPQNLDYGYDQNPFMDQPFCAVTNRNFPRGFP, from the exons ATGTCTTCTTCCAACAATGATTACAATAATGGCAACAGTGGAGTGTaccctctctctctttacctttCTTCGCTCCCGGGCCATCAAGGCATCATCCGTAATCCCTACAATCATCAGTCAACAGCATCTCTGGGTCAAATGGTATCAGCCGTTCCTGAGTCTCTGATCGATTACATGTCGTTTAACTCAAACAGTGCTGTGAATCAGAAAGGTTATGAGATTCCTGAGGTGTCGAGAGAAATCAAGAAGGCGGTGAAGAAAGATAGACACAGCAAGATTCACACGGCACAAGGTCTTAGAGACAGGAGGGTAAGGCTTTCTATTGGAGTTGCTCGCCAATTCTTCGATCTCCAGGATATGTTAGGGTTTGATAAAGCCAGTGAAACATTGGACTGGCTTCTCAAGAAATCAAGAAGAGGCATCAATGAGCTTgtccaagaaaaaaaactcaacaACAAGGATGAAGATTTTAGAAACAATAGGGGTGATGTAGAAGAGGATGAAGATGATGGCGATAAGAGCTTTGTGTATGGTTCGAGTCCAGATTCCTGCGAAGAAGTGGTATATGAGGTCAAGAAGACTGAGAAGAGCAACATATCTTCAAAGGGATTAATGGACAAAGCTAGAGGAAAGTCAAAGCAGATAACAAGAGAGATGACCTATGATCATCCAGAAGCCGTCTCCGAGATCACACAAACTGAAATCATGGACCCATTCAAGATGTCTATAATCTTCAATGAAGGGGATGACATGACACACTCTTTCTACAAGGAAGCAATCCAAGAGTTTGATAATCAAGAATGTATCTTAACCAAGACAAATGTCAATCTTCCCACGGATATGGATCGAAGTTACAATCAGCATTATGGGACGTGTATGTCAAAAAATCAGGGTTCTAGCAGCAACTACAATACCATCCTGCCTCAAAACTTGGATTATGGTTATGATCAAAACCCTTTTATGGATCAACCCTTTTGTGCAGTCACCAACAGGAATTTCCCCAGGG GGTTTCCTTAA